In Phyllobacterium zundukense, one DNA window encodes the following:
- a CDS encoding amino acid permease, translating into MTHQDYSETDKSEDMKVLHGMGYAQELERRLSRFSNFAVSFSIICILSGGINSLAQATSGAGGIGIGIGWLVGCFVSLTFAVAMSQISSAYPTAGGLYHWGSILGNRGTGWVTAWLNLLGLITVLGAINVGTWTFFVGAFGATLGIENNITTQTIFLIIITGAQALINHLGIKLTAKLTDFSGYLIFFGSILIAVVCLLSAETWDFGRLFTFQNYSGEAGGNVWPAVSNWWVFALGLLLPIYTITGYDASAHTSEETLKAATSVPRAMVMSVVWSAIFGYLFLASFVLMIPNMDEAAKQGWNVFFWAFDQRVGTGLKEFVYLVVFLAQLLCGLATVTSASRMIFAFSRDGGLPASGVLSKVSPTYRTPVAAIWTSAVLSVLFVWGSSLVSVAGTSAYTIVVSCTVIFLFLSFTVPIVLGLLAWGTPKWDKMGPWNMGRGVFTLFAILSILSMILIFIIGIQPPNDWALYITVGFFILTAIVWFGFEKRRFQGPPLGDIIAKRQAVIAAAEKAVGETS; encoded by the coding sequence ATGACACACCAGGATTATTCGGAAACGGACAAATCGGAGGACATGAAGGTCCTCCACGGCATGGGCTATGCCCAGGAACTGGAGCGGCGCCTCAGCCGCTTTTCGAACTTTGCAGTTTCATTCTCGATCATCTGCATCCTGTCCGGCGGTATCAATTCGTTGGCGCAGGCGACATCGGGCGCTGGCGGCATCGGCATCGGCATTGGCTGGCTGGTTGGCTGCTTCGTCTCGCTGACCTTCGCGGTTGCCATGTCACAGATCAGTTCGGCCTATCCGACCGCGGGCGGCCTCTATCACTGGGGTTCGATCCTCGGCAATCGCGGTACCGGCTGGGTGACGGCCTGGCTCAACCTGCTCGGCCTTATCACCGTGCTTGGTGCCATCAATGTCGGCACGTGGACGTTCTTCGTCGGTGCATTCGGCGCAACGCTCGGCATCGAGAACAACATTACGACGCAGACGATCTTCTTGATCATCATCACCGGTGCACAGGCGTTGATCAACCATCTCGGGATCAAGCTGACGGCGAAGCTTACCGATTTTTCCGGTTACCTGATCTTCTTCGGATCGATCCTCATTGCGGTCGTCTGTCTGCTCTCCGCCGAAACATGGGATTTTGGCAGGCTCTTCACTTTCCAGAACTATTCCGGCGAGGCGGGCGGCAATGTCTGGCCAGCGGTTTCGAACTGGTGGGTGTTCGCGCTCGGGCTGTTGCTGCCGATCTATACGATCACCGGCTACGATGCCTCGGCTCATACTTCGGAGGAAACCCTGAAAGCAGCGACCTCCGTGCCGCGCGCCATGGTCATGTCGGTAGTTTGGTCGGCGATCTTCGGCTACCTGTTCCTGGCCTCATTCGTGCTCATGATCCCGAACATGGACGAGGCCGCCAAGCAGGGCTGGAACGTGTTCTTCTGGGCCTTTGACCAGCGGGTCGGCACTGGCCTCAAGGAATTCGTCTATCTCGTCGTCTTCCTGGCACAGTTGCTTTGCGGCCTTGCCACCGTGACATCGGCATCGCGCATGATCTTCGCCTTCTCGCGTGATGGCGGCCTGCCCGCGTCCGGTGTACTTTCGAAAGTCAGCCCGACCTACCGCACGCCAGTGGCGGCCATCTGGACATCGGCTGTCCTGTCGGTGCTCTTCGTCTGGGGTTCGTCTTTGGTTTCCGTTGCAGGCACTTCGGCCTATACGATCGTCGTGTCCTGCACGGTCATCTTCCTGTTCCTCTCCTTCACCGTGCCGATCGTACTTGGTCTTCTGGCATGGGGAACGCCGAAATGGGACAAGATGGGCCCGTGGAACATGGGGCGCGGTGTCTTTACGCTCTTTGCCATCCTGTCGATCCTGTCGATGATCCTGATCTTCATCATCGGTATCCAGCCGCCAAATGACTGGGCGCTCTACATCACCGTCGGATTCTTCATCCTGACAGCGATCGTCTGGTTTGGCTTCGAGAAGCGCCGCTTCCAGGGCCCGCCGCTCGGTGACATCATTGCCAAGCGACAGGCCGTCATTGCGGCTGCGGAAAAGGCAGTCGGCGAAACATCCTGA
- a CDS encoding iron-containing alcohol dehydrogenase, with protein MSKLISKWNYPTTVRFGAGRIKELPEVLEATGIKKPLFVTDPGLAKLPVVASTLKILDDAKVPYGVFSDVKPNPVESNLTAGIAVFKKGKHDGVIAFGGGSALDLGKLIAFQAGQTRPVWDFEDVGDWWTRANSDAIAPIIAVPTTAGTGSEVGRAGVITNEETHTKKVIFHPKLLPAVVIADPELSVGMPAFITAGTGMDALAHCLEAYCAPGYHPMADGIAVEGIRLVFENLPKAYANGKDLTARAHMMSAAAMGAAAFQKGLGAIHSLSHPIGALYDTHHGMTNAVFMPYVLAFNRDAVEERIARLASYIGIKGGFDGFAKSVIKLRKELKVPHTLPGLIKDLNMTKKQKELIADMAIVDPTAGGNPVKLTKKAALKLLDEAIAG; from the coding sequence ATGAGCAAACTCATTTCCAAATGGAACTATCCGACCACCGTCCGCTTTGGCGCAGGGCGCATCAAGGAACTGCCGGAGGTTCTGGAAGCGACGGGGATCAAGAAGCCGCTGTTCGTAACCGATCCGGGTCTTGCCAAGCTGCCTGTCGTGGCAAGCACGCTGAAAATCCTCGACGACGCCAAGGTGCCCTACGGCGTGTTTTCGGATGTGAAGCCCAATCCGGTCGAATCCAACCTGACGGCCGGTATCGCGGTGTTCAAGAAGGGTAAGCATGACGGGGTCATCGCCTTCGGCGGCGGCTCGGCGCTCGATCTTGGCAAGCTGATCGCCTTCCAGGCGGGACAGACGCGGCCAGTGTGGGACTTCGAGGATGTCGGCGACTGGTGGACACGCGCCAACAGCGACGCGATCGCGCCGATCATTGCCGTACCGACGACGGCCGGGACGGGTTCGGAAGTTGGGCGCGCCGGTGTGATCACCAATGAGGAGACCCATACGAAGAAGGTGATCTTCCATCCGAAACTCCTGCCGGCGGTGGTTATCGCCGATCCGGAGCTTTCGGTTGGCATGCCGGCATTCATCACCGCCGGTACCGGCATGGATGCGCTGGCGCATTGCCTCGAAGCTTATTGTGCGCCGGGCTATCATCCAATGGCCGATGGTATTGCTGTTGAAGGTATCCGGCTGGTGTTCGAAAACCTGCCGAAGGCATACGCGAATGGCAAGGATCTGACGGCCCGGGCGCATATGATGAGCGCCGCTGCGATGGGCGCCGCGGCCTTCCAGAAGGGGCTAGGCGCCATACATTCACTGTCGCATCCGATCGGTGCGCTCTACGACACGCATCACGGCATGACCAATGCGGTGTTCATGCCCTATGTGCTGGCGTTCAACCGCGATGCAGTGGAAGAGCGCATTGCGCGCCTTGCCAGCTATATTGGCATCAAGGGCGGGTTCGACGGCTTTGCCAAGTCGGTGATCAAGCTGCGCAAGGAGCTAAAGGTGCCGCACACGCTGCCGGGTCTGATCAAGGACCTCAACATGACGAAGAAGCAGAAAGAGCTGATTGCCGACATGGCCATTGTCGATCCGACGGCCGGTGGCAATCCGGTCAAGTTGACGAAGAAGGCAGCACTGAAGCTGCTGGATGAGGCGATTGCGGGGTAG
- a CDS encoding ABC transporter permease codes for MSVISETTPASPAVSPAPERKRLSLDWLGVMPFMIFAMMFLVLPTIYLVAGAFQDAAGNLTLANLINLFQPSIRDAYWISIKISLASALLGAFIGFCIAAAVVLGGLPSWIRSPLMTFSGVASNFAGVPLAYAFLFTLGRTGLVTYLLVNIFGFNLYAHGFNLLSFWGLTITYLYFQIPLMVLIITPALDGLKREWKEAALILGATGPQYWRMVAFPILWPALLGTILLLFANSFGAIATAYALTGSSLSIVPIVLYAQIRGDVLQDPQLGYALAFGMIVITGVSNGIYIWMRARSERWLK; via the coding sequence ATGAGTGTGATTTCAGAAACTACTCCCGCAAGTCCGGCTGTCTCGCCTGCACCGGAGCGCAAACGTCTGTCGCTCGACTGGTTGGGCGTAATGCCGTTCATGATTTTTGCCATGATGTTCCTGGTACTGCCAACGATTTATCTCGTGGCAGGCGCCTTCCAGGATGCGGCAGGCAACCTTACCCTTGCCAATCTCATCAACCTTTTCCAGCCATCAATCCGGGATGCCTATTGGATTTCGATCAAGATATCACTGGCTTCGGCATTGTTGGGCGCATTCATCGGCTTTTGTATCGCTGCTGCGGTCGTTCTGGGCGGCCTGCCAAGCTGGATCCGCTCGCCGCTGATGACCTTTTCGGGTGTGGCATCGAATTTCGCGGGTGTTCCCCTCGCCTACGCCTTCCTGTTCACACTTGGACGCACTGGCCTCGTCACCTACCTGCTGGTCAATATTTTCGGCTTCAACCTTTATGCTCACGGCTTCAATCTGCTGAGCTTCTGGGGCCTGACGATCACCTATCTCTACTTCCAGATTCCATTGATGGTTCTCATCATAACCCCTGCCCTTGATGGCTTGAAGCGGGAGTGGAAGGAAGCGGCGCTCATTCTTGGCGCGACCGGCCCGCAATACTGGCGCATGGTTGCATTTCCTATTCTGTGGCCTGCCCTGCTTGGTACCATTCTATTGCTGTTCGCCAATTCCTTCGGCGCCATCGCCACGGCATATGCTCTCACAGGATCATCCCTCAGCATCGTGCCGATCGTTCTTTACGCGCAGATCCGGGGCGACGTCTTGCAGGATCCGCAACTTGGTTATGCCCTGGCCTTCGGCATGATCGTCATCACCGGCGTTTCCAACGGCATCTACATCTGGATGCGCGCCCGCAGCGAGCGGTGGCTCAAATGA
- a CDS encoding ABC transporter ATP-binding protein, which yields MSFLSISHLKKSFGATTVVHDFNLDIEKGEFISFLGPSGCGKTTVLRMVAGFETPTSGQISIGGKDVVNLKPNQRNIGMVFQAYALFPNMTVAQNVAFGLKVAKKPQAEINATVHEMLSLIKLDHLAERFPYQLSGGQQQRVALARALATKPQVLLLDEPLSALDAKIRVSLREEIRAIQRKLGITTIFVTHDQEEALSISDRIVVMYEGNAEQVGAPFEIYNQPSSRFVASFVGTLNTLDATVRDAAAGLISIDGKDIAIDRTRLNGHKTGDKISLAVRPEAVSLGEATDKRETTLDGKINSVHFLGSVIRIRASLGENTVSFDTFNNPSAPPPEPGENVKVSLCAKDLLVLGH from the coding sequence ATGTCATTTCTCAGCATCAGCCATTTGAAAAAGAGTTTCGGAGCCACCACCGTCGTTCACGATTTCAATCTGGACATCGAGAAGGGTGAATTCATTTCCTTCCTCGGACCGAGCGGCTGCGGCAAGACAACTGTCTTGCGGATGGTGGCTGGATTTGAAACACCGACTTCCGGCCAGATCAGCATTGGCGGCAAGGATGTCGTCAACCTGAAGCCGAACCAGCGCAATATTGGCATGGTGTTCCAGGCCTATGCGCTCTTCCCCAATATGACGGTGGCACAGAATGTTGCCTTCGGCCTGAAGGTTGCCAAGAAGCCGCAAGCGGAGATCAATGCGACCGTGCACGAAATGCTGTCGCTGATCAAGCTGGACCATCTCGCCGAACGCTTCCCCTACCAGTTGTCAGGCGGCCAGCAGCAGCGCGTGGCGCTTGCCCGCGCACTTGCCACCAAGCCGCAGGTGTTGCTCCTCGACGAACCACTCTCAGCTCTCGACGCAAAGATCCGCGTTTCGCTGCGTGAGGAAATCCGGGCGATCCAGCGCAAGCTTGGCATCACCACCATTTTCGTGACCCACGACCAGGAAGAAGCGCTGTCGATCTCCGACCGCATCGTCGTGATGTATGAAGGCAATGCCGAGCAGGTCGGTGCCCCATTCGAGATCTACAACCAGCCGTCCTCGCGTTTCGTCGCTTCCTTTGTAGGAACGCTCAATACGCTGGATGCCACCGTACGCGATGCCGCAGCTGGGCTCATCAGCATCGATGGCAAGGATATCGCCATCGACCGGACGCGCCTCAATGGCCACAAGACCGGCGACAAGATTTCACTCGCCGTCCGTCCGGAAGCCGTCAGCCTCGGCGAAGCCACCGACAAACGCGAGACGACGCTCGACGGCAAGATCAACAGCGTGCATTTCCTGGGGTCGGTCATCCGGATCCGCGCATCGCTCGGTGAGAATACCGTCTCCTTCGACACCTTCAACAACCCGAGCGCCCCGCCGCCGGAACCCGGTGAGAACGTCAAGGTCAGCCTTTGCGCAAAGGACCTGCTGGTCTTGGGGCATTAG
- a CDS encoding aldehyde dehydrogenase family protein: MTETVKLITPIDGSVYAERPIATDKAIDAAVESAKQAQADWAQTTIAERGRFCLAALDALLAMNDEIVPEIAWQMGRPVRYGGEKGGVEERTRYMVRIAEQALAPVAENDRPGFRRYIKHAPLGVVMVIAPWNYPYLTAVNTIIPALMAGNSVILKHAAQTLIVGERFAQAFEKAGLPKGVFQNIVLSHGQTEKLLGSGRIDHVNFTGSVGGGRAIEKAAAGTFMTLGLELGGKDPAYVLPDVNLDHAVANLVDGAFFNSGQCCCGIERIYVHEKVYDRFVDGFIDLTKQYVVGNPLDASTTMGPMAQTRFADLVREQKAEALRKGAKAHVNMSVANDKAGSPYLAPEVLTGVDHQMSVMREESFGPIVGIMKVRNDEEAVALMNDSQYGLTASLWTTDTDHAADIGDRIETGTVFMNRCDYIDPALVWTGVKETGKGAAMSAIGYGNLTRPKSYHLREQI, encoded by the coding sequence ATGACCGAGACGGTCAAACTGATTACCCCGATCGACGGTTCCGTCTATGCGGAACGTCCCATCGCAACCGACAAGGCCATTGACGCCGCTGTTGAATCGGCGAAACAGGCGCAAGCGGACTGGGCACAGACGACCATTGCGGAGCGAGGCCGGTTTTGCCTTGCGGCGCTCGACGCGCTGCTCGCCATGAATGACGAGATCGTTCCCGAGATCGCCTGGCAGATGGGGCGGCCGGTGCGTTATGGCGGCGAAAAAGGCGGTGTTGAAGAGCGTACACGCTATATGGTCAGGATCGCCGAACAGGCGCTGGCTCCCGTGGCCGAGAATGACAGGCCAGGCTTCCGCCGTTATATCAAGCATGCGCCGCTCGGCGTCGTCATGGTCATCGCGCCGTGGAATTATCCATACCTGACCGCGGTCAACACGATCATCCCGGCGCTGATGGCCGGAAACAGCGTGATCCTGAAACATGCGGCGCAGACGCTTATCGTTGGCGAGCGCTTTGCCCAGGCCTTCGAGAAGGCCGGACTGCCAAAGGGCGTCTTCCAGAACATCGTGCTGAGCCACGGCCAGACAGAAAAGCTGCTGGGTTCGGGGCGTATCGACCACGTCAATTTCACCGGCTCAGTAGGCGGTGGCCGCGCCATCGAGAAGGCCGCTGCCGGAACCTTCATGACGCTTGGGCTCGAGCTTGGCGGCAAGGACCCGGCCTATGTGCTGCCGGACGTCAATCTCGACCATGCCGTGGCCAATCTCGTCGATGGCGCCTTCTTCAATTCCGGCCAGTGCTGCTGCGGCATCGAGCGTATCTATGTGCACGAAAAGGTCTATGACCGCTTCGTCGATGGCTTCATTGACCTCACCAAGCAATATGTCGTCGGCAACCCGCTCGATGCGTCAACGACGATGGGGCCGATGGCGCAAACACGTTTTGCCGATCTCGTGCGTGAACAGAAGGCGGAAGCCCTGCGCAAGGGCGCCAAGGCGCATGTCAATATGAGCGTTGCCAATGACAAGGCTGGTTCTCCCTATCTCGCGCCGGAAGTGCTGACGGGCGTCGATCACCAGATGAGCGTCATGCGCGAGGAGAGTTTCGGCCCGATTGTCGGCATCATGAAGGTGCGCAACGACGAGGAAGCCGTGGCGCTGATGAATGACAGCCAGTATGGCCTGACGGCGTCGCTATGGACCACCGATACTGACCATGCGGCGGATATCGGCGACCGGATAGAGACTGGCACGGTGTTCATGAACCGCTGCGACTATATCGACCCGGCGCTGGTGTGGACCGGCGTCAAGGAGACGGGCAAAGGTGCCGCCATGTCGGCCATCGGCTACGGCAATCTGACGAGACCCAAGTCTTATCACCTGCGCGAACAGATCTAA
- a CDS encoding type II toxin-antitoxin system VapC family toxin, which yields MKVLLDTHIAIWIAGGASNASEKIRNIADDAENTLYISAAVLWEIAIKHGKGQLALHPLEARSSFHQTGMIELPITADHTLALTSLPQYPDHADPFDRIMIAQALYEAMPLLTADEKLWRYHATLVIPA from the coding sequence ATGAAGGTCTTGCTCGACACACACATTGCGATCTGGATTGCGGGAGGCGCCTCAAATGCTTCCGAAAAAATCAGGAATATCGCTGACGATGCGGAAAACACCCTATATATTAGTGCTGCAGTCCTCTGGGAAATTGCCATCAAACATGGCAAGGGGCAGCTGGCTCTTCATCCACTTGAAGCAAGATCGTCATTTCATCAAACAGGAATGATTGAACTTCCAATAACTGCCGACCATACATTAGCACTCACATCCTTGCCCCAATATCCTGATCACGCAGATCCATTTGACCGGATAATGATCGCCCAGGCGCTCTACGAAGCCATGCCGTTACTGACCGCTGACGAGAAACTCTGGCGCTATCATGCAACACTCGTCATACCCGCATAA
- a CDS encoding ABC transporter permease: MKTNRFWSWIALAFGILYFVLPLLGLLEFSLRMRRGTYSLDAYWVVLTDPGFQATFAYSVVMAIATIIVGVVLVVPTAYWVRLRLPGWRPFIEFITLLPLVIPAIVIVFGYIRLYNTSSILPLTGSAMGTNILLCLGYTTLALPYMYRAVDTGLGAIDIRTMTEAAESLGASRITIMSRIILPNVLVAVLSGAFLTFAIVIGEFTMAALLNRPAFGPFLQLLGANRAYEPAALSVIAFAITWVCMGLIQIVTRFNKSLAATKR; this comes from the coding sequence ATGAAGACAAATCGCTTCTGGTCCTGGATCGCGCTCGCCTTCGGCATTCTCTATTTTGTGCTGCCGCTTCTTGGCCTGCTGGAATTCTCGTTGCGCATGCGGCGCGGCACCTATTCGCTCGACGCCTATTGGGTGGTCCTGACCGACCCGGGATTTCAGGCGACATTCGCCTATTCCGTCGTGATGGCAATCGCGACCATCATTGTTGGCGTCGTTCTCGTTGTCCCGACTGCCTATTGGGTGCGTCTGCGGCTGCCAGGTTGGCGGCCCTTCATCGAGTTCATCACGCTTCTGCCACTGGTTATTCCGGCAATCGTCATCGTGTTTGGCTACATCCGGCTCTACAACACCTCTTCGATCCTGCCTCTGACCGGGTCGGCGATGGGCACGAACATCCTGCTGTGCCTCGGATATACGACGCTGGCCTTGCCCTATATGTACCGTGCCGTGGATACGGGACTTGGTGCCATCGACATCCGCACGATGACCGAAGCCGCTGAAAGCCTCGGAGCAAGCCGGATTACCATCATGTCGCGCATCATTCTTCCCAATGTGCTTGTCGCGGTTCTGTCCGGCGCCTTCCTGACCTTTGCAATCGTCATTGGCGAATTCACCATGGCGGCGCTGCTGAATCGGCCGGCATTTGGCCCATTCCTGCAGTTGCTGGGCGCAAATAGGGCCTACGAACCTGCAGCGCTCTCCGTCATCGCCTTTGCCATCACCTGGGTCTGCATGGGCCTGATTCAGATCGTCACCCGCTTCAACAAATCCCTCGCTGCGACCAAGCGTTAA
- a CDS encoding N-formylglutamate amidohydrolase codes for MGLSQAVEHDWSPVRVSNPDGRGPFVILCDHASNYIPEGFDTLGLQPDDLKKHIAWDPGALGVSEVMSQRLDAPLVESRVSRLIVDCNRPLNAPDLVPSLSEVTIIPANVNLDEAAKQQRIALSHRPYHAAIEKLARERASKGLPEPIYVAVHSYTPIYRGMERPWHIGIIHDEDDRIAAPLIAGLQALNQFNVGINEPYSPADRVYYTLERHASAFGLPAVMIEIRNDLIITPQEEKTWADTLSSLLKNIIPKPLAGKAGISKRETANRN; via the coding sequence ATGGGATTGTCGCAGGCAGTGGAGCATGACTGGAGTCCTGTCCGGGTGTCGAACCCCGACGGGCGCGGACCATTCGTCATTCTGTGTGATCATGCCTCCAATTACATTCCCGAAGGCTTTGACACGCTGGGGCTTCAGCCGGACGACCTCAAGAAACACATCGCGTGGGATCCAGGAGCGCTTGGCGTCAGCGAAGTCATGAGCCAGCGGCTTGATGCGCCACTGGTCGAATCCCGCGTGTCCCGTCTCATCGTCGATTGCAACCGCCCGCTCAATGCGCCGGACCTCGTTCCGTCGCTGAGCGAAGTCACGATCATTCCCGCCAATGTCAATCTCGACGAGGCTGCGAAGCAGCAGCGGATTGCGCTTTCGCACAGGCCGTATCACGCGGCCATCGAAAAACTGGCACGGGAACGGGCAAGCAAGGGCCTGCCGGAGCCGATTTATGTGGCGGTGCATTCCTACACGCCAATCTATCGCGGCATGGAACGCCCGTGGCATATCGGTATCATTCATGACGAGGATGACCGGATTGCAGCCCCCTTGATCGCGGGGCTGCAGGCGTTGAATCAATTCAACGTCGGCATCAACGAACCCTATTCACCGGCAGACCGTGTTTACTATACGCTGGAGCGGCACGCTTCTGCCTTTGGATTGCCGGCTGTGATGATCGAGATCCGCAATGATCTCATCATCACGCCACAAGAGGAGAAGACGTGGGCTGATACACTCTCAAGCCTTCTCAAAAACATCATACCAAAGCCGCTTGCGGGAAAAGCGGGGATATCAAAAAGGGAAACGGCAAACAGGAACTAG
- a CDS encoding glutamine synthetase family protein: MPGHWSFDELKRHVTNGEIDTVLACFVDMQGRLIGKRFHANFFVESAHDETHGCNYLLANDIDMEPVPGYKAASWKQGYGDFVIKPDLSTIRHIPWLEKCALVLCDILDHHHHEDLAHSPRAILKRQLARLKERGYLAYFASELEFYLFDETYETARAKHWKGMATASPYIQDYVIQMTTKEDAVMRAIRNGLFDAGIPVENSKGEWGPGQEEINVRYAEALEMADRHVVMKNGCKEIATQMGKAITFMAKYDYSLAGSSSHVHNSLWSADGKTPLFFDKKAEHTMSPLMRQWVAGQLKYADDFTYFLAPYINSYKRFQAGTFAPTKNVWSLDNRTAGFRLCGEGTKGIRIECRIGGADLNPYLAFAGLIASGLAGIDEKLELGAPFQGDAYGGTRLKEIPKTLRDATDTLARSRMLKEALGEDVVEHYVHTAKWEQFEYDRRVTDWELHRGFERY, from the coding sequence ATGCCCGGACATTGGAGTTTCGACGAACTAAAGCGCCACGTGACCAATGGCGAGATTGATACGGTTCTGGCCTGTTTCGTCGACATGCAAGGCCGCCTGATCGGCAAACGGTTCCACGCGAATTTCTTCGTTGAATCCGCGCATGACGAAACGCATGGCTGCAATTATCTGCTGGCCAACGATATCGATATGGAGCCTGTACCGGGCTACAAGGCGGCGAGCTGGAAACAGGGCTATGGCGATTTCGTCATCAAGCCCGACCTGTCCACCATCCGCCATATTCCATGGCTTGAGAAATGCGCGCTGGTTCTTTGCGACATTCTTGACCACCACCACCATGAAGATCTTGCTCACTCTCCCCGTGCTATCCTGAAGCGGCAGCTCGCCCGGCTGAAGGAGCGCGGCTATCTCGCCTATTTCGCCTCGGAGCTGGAATTCTATCTCTTCGACGAAACCTACGAGACCGCCCGTGCCAAGCACTGGAAAGGCATGGCGACCGCATCGCCCTATATCCAGGACTATGTGATCCAGATGACGACCAAGGAAGACGCGGTCATGCGCGCCATCCGCAATGGCCTGTTCGATGCGGGTATCCCCGTCGAGAATTCCAAGGGCGAGTGGGGCCCCGGCCAGGAGGAGATCAATGTGCGCTATGCTGAAGCTCTGGAAATGGCGGACCGGCATGTGGTCATGAAGAATGGCTGCAAGGAAATCGCCACCCAGATGGGCAAGGCGATCACCTTCATGGCGAAGTACGACTATTCGCTCGCCGGAAGTTCCAGCCATGTCCACAACTCCCTGTGGAGCGCGGACGGCAAGACGCCGCTGTTCTTCGACAAGAAGGCCGAACACACCATGTCGCCGCTGATGCGGCAGTGGGTGGCGGGGCAGCTGAAATATGCCGATGATTTCACTTACTTCCTCGCGCCCTACATCAACTCCTACAAGCGCTTTCAAGCAGGCACCTTTGCGCCGACAAAGAACGTCTGGAGCCTCGATAACCGCACCGCAGGCTTCCGCCTGTGCGGCGAGGGAACCAAGGGTATACGCATCGAGTGCCGCATCGGCGGTGCCGACCTCAACCCCTATCTCGCCTTCGCCGGACTTATCGCCTCCGGCCTTGCCGGGATCGACGAGAAGCTGGAACTTGGTGCGCCATTCCAGGGCGATGCCTATGGCGGGACACGTTTGAAGGAAATCCCCAAGACCTTGCGGGATGCGACGGATACGCTCGCTCGCTCGAGGATGCTCAAAGAGGCGCTGGGCGAAGACGTGGTCGAGCACTATGTGCATACGGCCAAATGGGAACAGTTCGAATATGACCGCCGGGTGACCGACTGGGAGTTGCATCGCGGCTTCGAACGGTATTGA
- a CDS encoding type II toxin-antitoxin system Phd/YefM family antitoxin, with the protein MLTINMHDAKTRLSSLVEGLEAGRENEIVLARNGKPVAKLVPYTAPKRFGAARHILAGLNLPMTVEEFNAGDAEIAADFEASAKQDIFP; encoded by the coding sequence ATGCTCACCATCAATATGCACGATGCAAAAACCAGATTGTCGAGCTTGGTCGAGGGTCTGGAGGCTGGCCGTGAGAATGAGATTGTCCTGGCGCGCAATGGAAAGCCCGTTGCTAAACTTGTTCCATATACCGCCCCCAAGCGCTTTGGGGCGGCAAGGCATATTCTTGCCGGCCTGAACCTGCCGATGACTGTGGAGGAATTCAACGCAGGCGATGCGGAAATCGCCGCAGATTTTGAAGCAAGCGCGAAGCAAGACATCTTTCCATGA